Sequence from the Deferribacter autotrophicus genome:
TAATTCCTTTTGGTACACTTTTTGTAAATGTAGCTGGTTCTTTTATGCTTGGTTATATTCATACATTATCAGTGGAGAGGCTTGTTGTTGGAGAAAATTTAAGATTTTTTATTAGTGTAGGGATGCTTGGTGCTTTCACTACATTCTCCACATTTTCTTTAGAAACAATACATCTTTTTGAAGATGGGGTATACATATTGGGTCTTCTTTATATGTTTTTAAATCTCTTTTTATCTTTAACCGCAGCGTTTTTCGGTATTCATTTTGCAAGAATATAAGGAGCGATTATGGCACGTAAACTGGAAGGAACTCAAAAATTAATGAGAATATTTATTGGAGAGAATGATAAGTTTGAAGGTAAACCTCTTTATAAAGAGATTGTTGGTTTGTGTAGAGAAAAGGGGATTTCTGGTGCAACGGTTATGAGGGGTATTTATGGATATGGTAGAAGTTCTATTATTCATTCTTCAAGGACATTAGCTCTTTCCAGTGATTTACCGATAATTGTGGAAGTTGTAGATACTCCTGAAAAGATAGATGAGATTTTACCGGAAATTGAAAAAATGGTTGATCATGGTTTAATCACTCTTGAATTAGCACATGTGATAAAGTACGGATAAAGTTAATGAGTTTTTTGAAAGATATCGGTACTCCTGTTTTTAATGCTGAACGTTTGAAAGAAATTCCAAGTAAAAATGAATATCTTATTGAAATTTCTTATGGAGAGAAAAAGGAGAAAATATTTTATAACGACTTATACAATATTTTTGAAAAGAAAGTTGTAAATTGTAGGCTTACTTCCGTAAGTAGATGGAGTGTAAGGGCCAATTGGGAAGGGATTTTGTGGAGTGACTTTGTTAACTATTTAGAGGTATCCGATTACAAGTATGTTTATTTTGAAAGTTATGGGGGATATATCACCACCGTTTTTGGTGAAGATATGAACAATCCAAGGATCTTGATTGCTACCCATGTGGATGGGGAAGAGATAGAATTTGAATATGGCGGTCCTGTTAGGATGATAATTCCTAATTTGTGGGGGTATAAGAGCTGCAAGTGGCTTAAAAAGATTTATTTTATTGATGAATATATTGTGGGATATTGGGAAGGTTATGGGTATGATGATAGGGGGCTCATAGAGCCTACCATTTTGCTTGATATTAATAGTAAGGAGCATAAAAGGATTAAAGGTGGAGAAGTATTGGAGTTTTAGATGGCAGGAAATAGTTTTGGTAGAATTTTTAAAATAACCACATTTGGTGAAAGTCATGGTAAAGCTGTCGGAGTTGTGTTGGATGGATGTCCTTCGATGCTTGAATTATCTGAAGAGGATATACAGAGAGAGCTTGATAGAAGAAGGCCTGGTCAGAGCGAGATAACAACTCCGAGAAACGAAAAAGATGAGGTTGTAATATTAAGTGGCGTTTTTGAAGGGAAAACAACGGGGACTCCCATTTGTATGCTTGTTTACAATCAGGATTATAGGTCGAAAGATTATTCTAAGGTCAAAGATCTTTTTAGGCCAGGTCATGCAGATTTTACATATTACCAGAAATATGGGATAA
This genomic interval carries:
- the crcB gene encoding fluoride efflux transporter CrcB, producing the protein MKILVIGLGGFIGAILRYVFSKGFTLFLGNIIPFGTLFVNVAGSFMLGYIHTLSVERLVVGENLRFFISVGMLGAFTTFSTFSLETIHLFEDGVYILGLLYMFLNLFLSLTAAFFGIHFARI
- a CDS encoding DUF190 domain-containing protein, which translates into the protein MARKLEGTQKLMRIFIGENDKFEGKPLYKEIVGLCREKGISGATVMRGIYGYGRSSIIHSSRTLALSSDLPIIVEVVDTPEKIDEILPEIEKMVDHGLITLELAHVIKYG
- a CDS encoding molybdopterin-dependent oxidoreductase; translated protein: MSFLKDIGTPVFNAERLKEIPSKNEYLIEISYGEKKEKIFYNDLYNIFEKKVVNCRLTSVSRWSVRANWEGILWSDFVNYLEVSDYKYVYFESYGGYITTVFGEDMNNPRILIATHVDGEEIEFEYGGPVRMIIPNLWGYKSCKWLKKIYFIDEYIVGYWEGYGYDDRGLIEPTILLDINSKEHKRIKGGEVLEF